From Natronorubrum halophilum, a single genomic window includes:
- a CDS encoding zinc ribbon domain-containing protein has protein sequence MSHFKYKAEERWIEVERVDEYGLATSIMCCECGAKAESNRVERGLYVCSVCELVANSDLNAAENMRATVTPNPSHDRSSGCLAQPSVRLFDTSTERVAPQE, from the coding sequence TTGAGTCACTTCAAGTACAAGGCTGAGGAACGTTGGATTGAGGTTGAGCGGGTTGATGAGTACGGGTTGGCAACGTCGATAATGTGCTGTGAGTGTGGGGCGAAAGCTGAGTCGAACCGTGTTGAGCGTGGGTTGTACGTCTGTTCAGTGTGCGAACTGGTCGCCAATAGCGACCTGAATGCGGCAGAAAATATGCGTGCGACGGTAACTCCGAATCCGTCACATGATAGGAGTAGCGGCTGTTTGGCCCAGCCATCGGTACGTCTGTTCGATACATCCACGGAGCGAGTCGCCCCTCAAGAATAG
- a CDS encoding PhoU domain-containing protein, whose product MIEDTVANLSGFELLEAGDTEIRLTNLIDAENVDIRKSTLRLRLVMLGMHRDAVSAVLTDDETLAQRVIDRDNEANKLFAMVTRHFRRALTNLHEVEKLEYTRDELFEYYYVSRQFERIADHAEKIARFTFDPEVTIPTTFEHRIDSLASSSRQIINTAADVILADAGVKGAQTALTERDELTADLKALDRNLYAHDDPAEAYVVGLLLESIRRTGEYGANIAGIAIQQCARECERLE is encoded by the coding sequence GTGATAGAGGACACGGTCGCAAACCTCTCCGGATTCGAGTTGCTGGAGGCCGGTGACACCGAGATTCGGCTGACGAACCTTATCGACGCCGAGAACGTTGATATACGCAAATCGACGCTACGCCTTCGCCTCGTGATGCTCGGGATGCACCGTGACGCGGTGAGTGCCGTCCTGACCGACGACGAGACGCTGGCACAGCGCGTCATCGACCGCGACAACGAGGCCAACAAGTTGTTCGCGATGGTGACCCGCCACTTCCGGCGGGCGCTGACGAACCTCCACGAGGTCGAGAAACTCGAGTACACCCGGGACGAACTGTTCGAATACTACTACGTCAGCCGGCAGTTCGAGCGCATCGCCGATCACGCCGAGAAGATCGCTCGCTTCACTTTTGATCCCGAGGTCACGATACCGACGACTTTCGAGCACCGGATCGATTCGCTGGCCTCGAGTTCCAGACAGATCATCAATACCGCCGCGGACGTGATCCTCGCCGACGCCGGAGTCAAGGGAGCGCAAACGGCGCTCACCGAACGGGACGAACTGACGGCAGACCTCAAGGCGCTCGATCGAAATCTCTACGCCCACGACGATCCCGCCGAGGCCTACGTAGTCGGTCTCTTGCTCGAGAGTATCCGCCGAACCGGCGAGTACGGCGCGAATATCGCTGGCATCGCTATCCAGCAATGCGCCCGTGAGTGTGAGCGTCTCGAGTGA
- a CDS encoding DsrE/DsrF/DrsH-like family protein, with protein MSTDNPTSSVDDADPDVDAAELQALRERVEELEASMAAVDTGDDQKKMTIVATQGSFDMAYPPLILASTAAAFGWEVVVFHTFWGLDILHEEKSKDLKLSAVGNPNVPVPNAVAALPGMDTMATKMMQKKIDENGTATIEELIDLSLESGVDLQACQMTIELMDYDEDDFYDGVTTGVGAATALQHMAESDIQLLV; from the coding sequence ATGAGTACGGACAACCCAACGTCGTCGGTTGACGACGCCGATCCGGACGTCGACGCCGCCGAGCTGCAGGCGTTGCGCGAGCGTGTCGAGGAACTGGAAGCGTCGATGGCTGCGGTGGACACTGGCGACGATCAGAAGAAGATGACCATCGTCGCTACGCAGGGGAGTTTCGACATGGCGTATCCGCCGTTGATCCTCGCGAGCACGGCGGCCGCCTTCGGCTGGGAGGTCGTCGTTTTCCACACGTTCTGGGGGCTCGATATCCTCCACGAGGAGAAGTCGAAGGACCTCAAGCTGAGCGCCGTCGGTAATCCGAACGTGCCGGTCCCGAACGCCGTCGCTGCACTTCCCGGCATGGACACGATGGCCACGAAGATGATGCAGAAGAAGATCGACGAGAACGGAACCGCCACCATCGAGGAGTTGATCGACCTCTCGCTCGAGAGCGGCGTCGACCTGCAGGCGTGTCAGATGACGATCGAACTGATGGACTACGACGAGGACGACTTCTACGACGGCGTGACGACCGGCGTCGGCGCGGCCACTGCCCTGCAACACATGGCCGAATCCGACATTCAGCTCCTCGTCTAA